A window of Amaranthus tricolor cultivar Red isolate AtriRed21 chromosome 8, ASM2621246v1, whole genome shotgun sequence genomic DNA:
AAACTAAACAAATCATTTTAACGTACATTAGAAAGATTTGCAAAGAAAATATATGAATCATCCCTCCTTAATTTATAAGTGTAACCCTAAAATTCTATTAATGTAATGGACAAAAAAGTTATTAATACCTCAATTAGCCAGCAGTGGAAATTCACCTTTCCTTTTCATATCATTAAACTCATTCATCAATTTAGTCAACTTTTTCTTAAGCTTTGAAGCTGCTTCACTTCTACTGATACTTATTGGACTTATCTTATGATCCATTTTATCATCAAATTCTGGAAAAATCTCATAAACCTGTTTTTGTGTTGCATCCAATCTTATTAACCAATCTTGAACTGCTTTGCTTGGCTTCATACCTTCCTCTTCTCTTAACTTTATTACCTTCAACTTTACATCATCTCCAATGGATTTTAATTCCTCCATTTTAGTTTTCAATGATGTCATAATCAAGATTTGTAGATCATCATCTGGTTTGCTTGTGGAATTTGCATGAACATCTCTGCCTATTAAAAAGCAGTCTCCCATGCAAACACAAATAACACAACATGAGTTTATTAAACCTTCCATTTATATGTTGAAGGTAAAAGCAGATTGATTAAAAAGAGGGGAAGTTAgagcattttttttttgcttcatgATTCCAAATTTATGGGATTATTAGCATCAAAGTGTCATTTTCTTGATACtttcttaatttcttaaaaaatgaTTCATTGACTTTGAAGTTTGAAAAATTCATACAATCCTTCACAAGTCAAACTCTATATATTACTATTTTCcctttttaattaagaaaatttgtagataataataatatcctGATTCTCAACTATTGCTTATAAACTCAAAGTACCTCAAAACAACTTGTTTTTAATGTGCCTAGAGTGTTTAAAAATAAGTATCTCAATAGTTGGAGATATATAgagttaaataataattaaagatattttacGTCAATAAGTAATAATTTGAGAGTATTATTTACATGTAATTAATAGAGTAGGTGcacaattcaacaataactactatttatcaattaataatcttgttttattatttatctcCTCAtcatcactagtggaaaaaactcatttgctgcggtttttttgccattatttgctgcggttttggcccccagcaatagtgatagcagcaaataagggcattatttgctgcggccatgggcaaaaaccgcagcaaataaggagggttatttgctgcggtcaggggcaaaaccgcagcaaataagtggggcattatttgctgcggtcagaggcaaaaccgcagcaaataagtggggcattatttcctaactcatcctcgactccctccatcatctcatcaacacgatccacatcctcattgacattctcttcatctgtctcatacccatcaacatgatctactacatcctcattgacatcggccacattattgacgtcctcaacaacacttttctctttgtaaactccctcctcaccatgccaaacccaaacattattgaggcctaaacccacgtcgaagtatgtgctctctaaggatatcaacactatctacctttgatacattgccacaactgacacatgggcaataaaaaccaactccccccgtcctaacttgatgttcaaccgcaatactacaaaattctaatacgccatcaataaattccgacgattcaatgcttccatacatccaagaacgatcgtttgtcatcctaattagtgtgattaattgattcaaaacaaaattaatacacaacttttaaacatatatacttaacgaactctaactaaccacaaaattaagtaataatcattcatttaacacaaatttaaaaaattacgataaatttaaaacttaaaaaccacacacatCTGGATTTATATTGATGGATAATTCTTCTTGAAAAGGGCTCTAGTCATGTTAGAAGTGAGCAtcacaaaatttaatttcaattaagaTTAAGTGGTTTAAtggtaattaaattaaataatagaaaagGACTTTTCAAGTTAATATTAAAGATTATTATTCTAAGCTAGCTAGTTCAAAAGTTAATACATACCTCAATCATGAATCGATGGATGAAAGTTTCGGATGATAATGTGTTTATTAATGTTTGAATCATTATTGTCTCACTCATAGCTATTAGTTTTAGATTATTGGGTAAACTAAGAAAAGTAAAGATTAGacgaaaatcgttttaaaaagTTTAcgtaaaaagttatttttactcTTTAGCTGATACAAGAATCAACtttctatatattaattttttgattataaaatctctatatattaaattttttaattataaaatttcaaaaaatttgaattacaaaaatataaactatTTAAGATAGCATAAATttgtctttgtttattcttttaCAAACTTTTAGAACTTAATACTTGGATTTCAGATTTAAAACTACATAGATTTCAATTCCAAAttccttttctaattttattagtGAATGAATAAATTCTTGTCATATTTCTAATTCCTTTAGTCATGAGTTATATCAACTTATTCCATTTCCATTCTAAATTATATATTGTGCATCTTTCTTAATAGTTTTTCGTTTTCAACTTAAATTACTTGTATTTTTAGCATTTAGacaacagcaacaagaacagaataagcaacaagaacaacaacaagatttttttacaagaacaggagatgaacagaaacataattatattcgatgaacagcaacaagaacagcaacaaaattcgaagttggttcaaaataaaaataaggtaattaatttaggttttttttagatatttatcacacgtacagtagatgaacagaagcaacaagaacatttacaagaacagaagcaacaagaacagcaacaaaacagaagcaacaagtaggtttatgaaaattcgaagtttgatgatgaacaagaacataagcaaggatttaccttcagaacacaagtttgatgatgtacagtagatgaacagaagcaacaagaacaacaacaagtttgtgaagatgaacagcaacaagaatgatgaataacagcaaatgaataacagcgtttgtgaaaatgaagatgaacacaagaaacgaacacaaatgatcttgatgcttaatcttatacgtttgtgaagatgtagaagagaaacgaagcaaatgaagatgaagatgaagatgaagcattttttcaatgaagaacaaagcaaactgtataacgtatttgagaagatatgcgaataaaaaattaagaaactggcgggttttaacaaaataaatttttgtccaactgtcatttgctgcggttcataacaaaaccggagcaattaatctaattttgaagagttatttgctgcgattgtggaaaaaccggagcaattaatcaactttgaagaagtatttgctgcggttgggAAAAAACCGAAGCAATTAGTGCATGATgctaggttatttgctgcgatcaaaggcacaaccgcagcaattagagtatatattttttttctaatacattTTCCTACTTTTTGCTGCTAtgcagcaaatgatgagcagcaaatacattttttttcactagtgCATCATTACCGTACCCAATGTATCCCATTCAATATAGGAACTATGACCAGAGTCTGGAAAGGCAAATAAAGACGGAAACCCATACCCGTAAAAAAAGATGCGATTAAAGAGTTCCTCGGCTCGAGAACAGTTTTCAAAAAGAGTGATTCTTGcaacataaaatatttaatttatctcctaaatgtaaagaaaaatatattcaattagaattttgtttgtttctcATTGCATATTTTCgttatatcaattttttttttattttttatcattcaaatgaaaatatataatgtcAAATAAATAGCGTATAAACTATTGTAAAATTTGAAAGCATAACAATTAAGAAGACATGGAAGATAGtattaaatttctcttttaaCGCCTTACGAATATACATCTCATATGTACGAATTTTACCTTTTCATGATTCTGTACACATACAGACAGTGACGAAtataaggaaaaaagaaaaacaaatgatatTCTATCATTTGTTTCATTAGTCCAATTTTATGTGATTATCAAAGTGTCATTTTCATGATAGcttcttaatttttcaataaatGAACTCACTTTGTAatactttctttatttttttttcatttacttttcttacggtttttaaa
This region includes:
- the LOC130820517 gene encoding uncharacterized protein LOC130820517; amino-acid sequence: MEGLINSCCVICVCMGDCFLIGRDVHANSTSKPDDDLQILIMTSLKTKMEELKSIGDDVKLKVIKLREEEGMKPSKAVQDWLIRLDATQKQVYEIFPEFDDKMDHKISPISISRSEAASKLKKKLTKLMNEFNDMKRKGEFPLLAN